A single window of Chloracidobacterium sp. DNA harbors:
- a CDS encoding DEAD/DEAH box helicase — translation MTQTPDDKIFGADGLISQFHDKYEYREGQVRMAAAIATAFEDKKHLIVEAGTGTGKTLAYLIPAIAASIKHNRRIIISTGTKNLQEQLMEKDIPFLQKILPTKFTAAYMKGRSNYACLYRINKSDDQPILDGIDEVDHFAQVREWSRETQTGDRAELTYLPENLSFWSRVNAKSETCIGQKCPDFEPCFITRMRSRAESADIVIVNHHLFFADLNVRGNQFGKVLPDYGAVIFDEAHLIEDIAADYFGFQTSNYQFDEVARDATNLPIADAIAIAGITKAAGKVVGLAEQFWARFTQGRGGDGRFPLLPDTFAIRGRDGKPVPSSHGEAYHALDDALSRLENDVDVFSEKLPEADSLVRRIRQGRFDLEFIIKQADANYVYWLERRGRGVFLQASPVDVSSLLQDKLFDKVETCVLTSATLSTNGGFSFIRNRLGLSAGTTNTLVAPSSFDYQSQAIVYLPKAMPDPRSPEFTQMAAAEIVNILHSTQGRAFVLCTSNSSMKALYEIVSSRVGYPCFLQGTMSKTGLLERFRGTSNAVLFATSSFWQGVDVQGDQLSCVIIDKLPFAVPTDPLVAARSKFIDDNGGRSFFDYSVPQAVISLKQGIGRLIRSSTDRGVIAILDPRLRTKPYGRDFLASLPRMRITSDIEDVRSMFDAQV, via the coding sequence ATGACGCAAACACCGGACGACAAGATCTTTGGGGCCGATGGCCTGATCTCGCAGTTTCACGATAAATATGAATACCGCGAGGGTCAGGTGCGTATGGCCGCAGCGATCGCGACGGCATTCGAGGACAAAAAGCATCTCATCGTCGAGGCCGGCACCGGGACCGGCAAGACCCTGGCCTACCTGATTCCTGCAATTGCGGCGTCGATCAAGCATAATCGCCGGATCATCATCTCGACCGGCACCAAAAACCTACAAGAGCAGTTGATGGAAAAGGACATCCCTTTTCTGCAAAAGATACTACCGACAAAATTCACCGCAGCCTATATGAAGGGCCGCTCGAATTACGCCTGTTTATATCGCATTAACAAGTCCGACGATCAACCGATCCTCGACGGCATCGATGAGGTCGATCATTTCGCGCAGGTTCGCGAATGGTCCCGTGAGACACAGACGGGCGACCGTGCCGAACTGACATATCTACCCGAAAATTTGTCGTTTTGGAGCCGCGTAAATGCCAAGAGCGAGACTTGCATCGGTCAAAAGTGCCCCGATTTTGAGCCGTGTTTTATTACGCGAATGCGCAGTCGGGCCGAGTCCGCCGATATCGTGATCGTCAATCATCATCTGTTTTTCGCGGATCTCAATGTTCGCGGCAATCAGTTTGGCAAGGTCTTGCCCGACTATGGCGCGGTCATATTTGACGAGGCACATCTGATCGAGGATATCGCCGCCGACTATTTCGGTTTTCAGACCTCAAATTATCAGTTTGACGAGGTTGCTCGTGACGCTACAAATCTCCCGATAGCCGATGCGATCGCTATCGCGGGAATCACTAAGGCAGCAGGTAAGGTCGTGGGGCTTGCCGAACAGTTTTGGGCTCGCTTCACGCAGGGACGCGGCGGCGACGGCCGATTTCCGCTATTGCCGGACACTTTTGCCATTCGCGGACGCGATGGCAAACCGGTGCCGTCATCGCACGGCGAAGCGTATCACGCTCTCGATGACGCCCTTTCACGGCTCGAAAACGATGTAGATGTATTTTCCGAGAAATTACCCGAAGCTGACAGCCTGGTGCGCCGCATTCGTCAGGGACGATTTGACCTCGAGTTTATCATCAAGCAAGCGGACGCCAACTATGTCTATTGGCTCGAACGCCGCGGCCGGGGAGTTTTTCTGCAGGCATCACCGGTTGACGTTTCGTCGCTGCTTCAGGACAAATTATTCGACAAGGTCGAGACGTGCGTTCTGACATCGGCGACGCTCTCGACGAACGGCGGATTCAGCTTTATCCGCAACCGCCTCGGCCTGTCGGCGGGCACGACAAATACGCTCGTTGCTCCATCTTCATTCGACTATCAGAGCCAGGCGATCGTCTATTTGCCAAAGGCGATGCCCGACCCGCGTTCGCCTGAGTTCACACAGATGGCCGCGGCTGAGATCGTCAATATCCTGCACTCGACGCAGGGCCGTGCCTTTGTGCTCTGTACCAGCAATTCGTCTATGAAGGCTCTCTACGAGATCGTCTCGTCAAGGGTCGGTTATCCGTGCTTTCTGCAGGGGACGATGTCCAAGACCGGCCTGCTTGAGCGTTTTCGGGGCACTTCGAACGCCGTCCTTTTTGCCACATCGAGTTTCTGGCAGGGTGTCGACGTCCAGGGCGATCAACTCTCGTGCGTGATCATCGACAAGCTTCCGTTCGCCGTGCCGACCGACCCATTGGTCGCCGCGCGTTCAAAGTTTATCGACGACAATGGCGGCAGATCCTTTTTCGATTACAGCGTCCCGCAGGCCGTGATCTCGCTCAAACAGGGAATCGGCCGCCTCATCCGGAGCAGTACCGACCGCGGTGTTATCGCCATTCTCGACCCACGACTCCGCACCAAACCGTACGGCCGCGACTTTCTGGCCAGTCTTCCGCGAATGCGTATCACGAGTGATATCGAAGACGTAAGGTCTATGTTTGACGCCCAGGTATGA
- a CDS encoding M36 family metallopeptidase, producing MIQHNRTESFRKGIAPLFAIAALTFALSTPFLFGTSASKGLIARTESHDAELPNYDIRTDKGAVEKLLAFRLNSGRSAADTADVRDDFATGEKRLRRSIPTLKVEYNDDIRIPEVIGTDTASVRAFLTPASAEKRPDALKRFLSANSSLTGVAESEIASLKTTADYVNPNGDLAFAQLEQRIGGIPVFRGEVKAGFTRRGEIVRVINNLAPGINQSTVSSDFALPLDAVRSAAAHISIDAARLDLSPNTAESNDLKATYGIGDSATTAEKMYFPTEPGVVTPAWRVLIWQPVNAFYVIVDAATGTMLWRKNITEDQSQSATYSVYTNPNAMINVAENPFPLTPGPISPNGVQGSAIGRSTITRIGNEAPYGFNTLGWLTDGVNITDGNAVQAGLDRDGVDGVDASSEAVGTGRTFSFAYAPLNPNTNSGDAPIPATQTYPGSTFQQGTTTQLFYICNWYHDELYRLGFTEQALNFQNSNFGRGGSENDRVRGEGQDSSGTNNANFSTPADGSRPRMQMYIWTGPNPDIDGNVDADVVIHEHTHGLSNRLHGNGSGLSINMSRGMGEGWSDFYGHALLSEPGDPINGIYTTGSYDTYLGGGTTTNYYYGIRRFPKAVKAFTGGPGNLPHNPLTFADADASQMNLSDGAYPRGPYGSSTADAVHNLGEIWSSALWEIRGRMVTRLGWEIGNRKVLQIVTDGMKLAPLSPTFLTERDAILAAAQASSLAPEAAADVADVWAGFAIRGMGSGAKIQNSGSGAGDTRVTESFELPNLTQSPGLTVADPSGNANGYPDPGETVSLNIPITNATGATANGVSVQLVGGGSADYGTIASGSTVTQAVSYTVPAGTPCGSALSLTLNVSSSIGPFSVIRQIIVGQPIATFTENFDGVVVPSVPAGWASTVLQSGIAFATTTVSPDSGTTAAFALDPETVGGGTDLTSLPVAITSPAATVSFRHRFDTEGGWDGGSLEISIGGAGFQEFIGAGGSFIQNGYNGTLGNGTNNPLANRAAWSGSSNGYITTTALLPPVAAGQNVQFRWRFGADNNTGGLGWWIDTVQVSGNYGCSVIDNFARPRADFDGDGRSDVSVFRPADGNWYLNRSQQGFTAVNFGLASDIPTPGDFDGDGKADIAVWRPSTGVWYRLNSSNGQFFAYTYGSSGDIPQAGDFDGDGKDDLALWRPSTGVWYWIASSNGTSNAYQFGLPDDKPVAGDYDGDHKDDIAVWRPSTGVWYRLNSGNGQFFIMAFGLSDDLATPADYDGDGKQDIAVFRPSSGVWYRLNSSNGQFAALAFGLSGDVPAPGDFDGDGKDDQAVYRSGTWYMNQSSSGVTAIAFGLAQDTPVLRAYLP from the coding sequence ATGATCCAACATAATCGTACTGAATCGTTCCGAAAAGGAATTGCGCCGCTGTTTGCCATAGCAGCACTTACTTTTGCACTCTCGACGCCATTTTTATTTGGCACAAGTGCGTCAAAGGGCTTAATCGCCCGCACCGAGAGCCACGACGCCGAACTGCCTAATTACGACATCCGGACCGACAAAGGTGCGGTGGAGAAGCTTTTGGCTTTTCGCTTGAACTCGGGGCGTTCGGCGGCGGACACCGCAGACGTCCGCGACGATTTTGCAACCGGCGAAAAACGTCTCCGACGCTCGATACCGACGCTGAAGGTGGAGTACAACGACGATATACGGATCCCGGAAGTGATCGGCACCGACACGGCATCAGTACGCGCATTCTTGACACCGGCCTCGGCCGAAAAGCGTCCGGACGCATTAAAGCGGTTTCTGTCGGCAAACTCCTCGCTGACCGGCGTAGCTGAGAGTGAGATCGCGAGCCTCAAGACAACGGCCGACTACGTCAATCCCAATGGTGATCTCGCCTTTGCTCAACTCGAACAGCGGATCGGCGGCATTCCGGTCTTTAGAGGCGAGGTCAAGGCCGGATTTACCCGCCGCGGTGAGATCGTGCGGGTCATCAACAACCTTGCTCCGGGCATCAACCAAAGCACGGTTTCATCAGATTTTGCTTTGCCGCTCGATGCGGTGCGTTCGGCGGCGGCACATATTTCGATCGACGCAGCCCGTCTCGACCTATCGCCGAATACGGCTGAGTCAAACGATCTCAAGGCCACGTACGGCATCGGCGATTCAGCCACAACGGCGGAAAAAATGTACTTTCCGACCGAACCGGGAGTCGTAACTCCCGCGTGGCGAGTGTTGATATGGCAGCCGGTCAATGCGTTTTACGTGATCGTGGACGCGGCGACGGGCACGATGCTCTGGCGAAAAAACATCACCGAGGACCAGTCGCAATCGGCGACCTACAGCGTTTACACCAATCCGAACGCGATGATCAACGTCGCGGAAAACCCGTTTCCCCTGACGCCCGGCCCGATCTCGCCGAATGGCGTTCAGGGCTCCGCGATCGGGCGGTCAACCATCACGAGGATCGGCAACGAGGCTCCGTACGGCTTTAATACTCTCGGTTGGCTCACCGACGGCGTGAATATCACAGACGGCAATGCTGTACAGGCGGGACTCGATCGCGACGGCGTTGACGGCGTGGATGCATCGAGCGAGGCGGTCGGTACCGGACGGACATTTTCGTTTGCCTACGCTCCGCTCAATCCGAATACGAACAGCGGCGACGCTCCGATACCGGCAACGCAAACGTATCCGGGCAGCACATTTCAGCAAGGCACGACCACACAACTTTTCTACATCTGTAACTGGTATCACGACGAGCTTTACCGGCTTGGATTCACGGAACAGGCTCTAAATTTTCAAAACAGCAACTTTGGCAGGGGCGGCAGCGAAAACGACCGCGTACGCGGCGAAGGCCAGGACTCGTCCGGCACCAATAACGCTAATTTTTCGACACCGGCCGATGGCTCCCGACCGCGTATGCAGATGTATATCTGGACCGGCCCGAATCCGGACATTGACGGCAACGTCGATGCCGATGTCGTGATCCACGAACACACGCACGGGCTCTCGAACCGCCTGCACGGCAACGGCAGCGGGCTGTCTATTAATATGTCGCGCGGAATGGGCGAGGGCTGGTCTGATTTCTACGGCCACGCACTTTTGTCTGAGCCCGGCGACCCGATCAACGGGATCTATACGACAGGTAGCTATGACACGTATTTAGGTGGCGGCACGACCACAAACTATTACTACGGCATCCGCCGCTTTCCCAAGGCGGTCAAGGCGTTCACCGGCGGGCCGGGCAATCTGCCGCACAATCCGCTGACCTTTGCCGATGCCGACGCTTCGCAGATGAACCTCAGTGACGGAGCATATCCGCGCGGGCCGTATGGCTCGTCGACCGCCGACGCCGTTCACAATCTCGGCGAGATCTGGAGCAGTGCGCTTTGGGAAATTCGCGGCCGGATGGTCACCCGTTTGGGCTGGGAGATCGGCAACCGCAAGGTACTCCAAATTGTCACCGACGGAATGAAGCTTGCCCCATTGTCACCGACATTCTTGACCGAGCGTGACGCGATTCTTGCGGCGGCACAGGCCAGCTCACTGGCGCCGGAGGCGGCCGCCGATGTCGCTGACGTCTGGGCAGGATTTGCGATCCGCGGAATGGGTAGTGGAGCGAAGATACAGAATTCGGGCAGCGGCGCAGGTGATACGCGTGTGACCGAATCATTCGAACTGCCGAACCTGACACAGTCGCCGGGCTTAACGGTCGCGGACCCTTCGGGCAATGCGAACGGCTATCCCGATCCGGGCGAAACAGTCAGTTTGAATATTCCGATCACGAACGCTACGGGCGCAACCGCTAACGGAGTTTCGGTCCAACTGGTCGGTGGCGGCTCGGCGGATTACGGAACGATCGCCAGCGGCTCGACCGTCACCCAGGCCGTCAGTTACACCGTCCCTGCGGGCACGCCGTGCGGCTCGGCACTGTCGTTGACATTAAACGTCAGCAGCAGCATCGGCCCCTTCAGCGTTATTAGGCAGATCATCGTCGGGCAGCCGATCGCGACATTTACCGAAAACTTTGACGGCGTAGTCGTACCGAGTGTTCCGGCGGGATGGGCTTCGACGGTACTGCAGAGCGGCATCGCTTTTGCCACGACGACAGTCTCACCTGACTCAGGTACGACGGCAGCATTTGCACTCGACCCGGAAACAGTCGGCGGCGGCACAGATCTGACGTCGCTACCGGTCGCGATCACATCGCCGGCGGCAACCGTGTCGTTCCGACATCGGTTTGATACTGAGGGTGGATGGGATGGCGGTTCGCTCGAGATCAGTATCGGCGGTGCAGGTTTTCAAGAGTTTATTGGTGCAGGCGGATCATTTATCCAAAACGGATATAACGGCACACTCGGCAATGGCACCAACAATCCGCTCGCGAACCGCGCGGCGTGGAGCGGTTCGTCGAACGGATACATCACGACGACCGCACTGCTGCCGCCAGTGGCGGCCGGCCAGAATGTCCAATTTCGCTGGCGATTCGGAGCGGATAACAATACCGGTGGGCTCGGCTGGTGGATCGACACGGTTCAGGTCAGCGGCAACTACGGTTGCAGCGTTATCGACAATTTCGCACGGCCGAGAGCCGATTTTGATGGTGATGGACGATCGGACGTGTCGGTTTTCAGGCCGGCGGACGGAAATTGGTACTTGAATCGGTCTCAGCAAGGATTTACGGCGGTGAATTTCGGGCTGGCGTCCGACATTCCGACACCGGGCGATTTTGACGGTGACGGCAAGGCAGACATCGCGGTCTGGCGCCCTTCGACCGGGGTTTGGTATCGTCTCAACAGCAGCAACGGACAGTTTTTTGCATACACTTACGGCAGCAGCGGCGACATTCCGCAAGCGGGCGACTTTGACGGCGACGGCAAGGACGACCTTGCACTTTGGCGGCCGTCCACTGGAGTCTGGTACTGGATCGCGAGTTCGAACGGAACATCGAACGCCTATCAATTCGGGCTCCCGGACGATAAACCGGTTGCCGGCGACTATGACGGCGATCACAAGGACGATATAGCGGTTTGGCGGCCTTCGACCGGTGTGTGGTATCGGCTGAATAGCGGAAACGGACAGTTTTTCATAATGGCATTCGGACTATCGGATGACTTAGCAACGCCCGCCGATTACGACGGCGACGGGAAACAAGACATCGCGGTTTTCAGGCCGTCGAGCGGCGTCTGGTATCGGCTCAATAGTTCCAATGGCCAGTTTGCCGCATTGGCGTTCGGGCTCAGTGGCGACGTTCCTGCTCCCGGCGATTTTGACGGTGACGGCAAGGATGATCAGGCTGTATATCGATCCGGCACGTGGTATATGAATCAATCTTCGAGCGGAGTCACCGCCATCGCGTTCGGCCTGGCCCAAGACACGCCGGTCCTGAGAGCATATCTGCCGTGA